The Larimichthys crocea isolate SSNF chromosome XI, L_crocea_2.0, whole genome shotgun sequence genome has a segment encoding these proteins:
- the grem1a gene encoding gremlin-1a: MKTTSVLISAAVLVLLHSPLRSTNADTFQGALPHPNKYNPHDTDRCQQPAITGLISRGAGPVTSTDEVLESSQEALHVTERRYLRLDWCKTQPLKQTINEEGCMSRTIINRFCYGQCNSFYIPRHNYQDGDVFQSCSACKPKTFSTVTYTLYCPGQTPSTRKKRIQRVKQCRCTTIDSD, from the coding sequence ATGAAGACAACATCAGTGCTGATCTCTGCAGCAGTTTTGGTGCTGCTGCACAGCCCGTTGAGGAGTACAAATGCTGACACATTTCAAGGCGCTTTACCACACCCAAACAAGTATAACCCACACGATACGGATAGATGCCAACAACCCGCCATCACTGGACTAATTTCCCGCGGGGCAGGGCCTGTAACCTCAACTGACGAAGTGCTGGAGTCCAGTCAGGAGGCGTTGCACGTCACGGAGCGTCGGTACCTTCGACTGGACTGGTGCAAGACGCAGCCGCTCAAGCAGACCATCAACGAGGAAGGCTGTATGAGCCGCACCATCATCAACAGGTTTTGTTACGGACAGTGCAACTCCTTCTACATCCCGAGGCATAATTACCAGGACGGGGACGTCTTTCAGTCCTGCTCTGCCTGCAAACCCAAAACTTTCAGCACCGTCACTTACACCCTCTACTGCCCGGGTCAGACACCCAGCACCAGGAAGAAACGGATCCAGCGCGTAAAGCAGTGCCGCTGCACAACAATAGATTCGGATTAA